Proteins co-encoded in one Brassica oleracea var. oleracea cultivar TO1000 chromosome C4, BOL, whole genome shotgun sequence genomic window:
- the LOC106337946 gene encoding uncharacterized protein LOC106337946 has translation MDTRQMIVILTYVVLTQITLGNIDNFYLYLSILQEFDCVDIYKQPAFQHPSLKHHKIPEKFTSNESFDRKNKYKTNDQSCPKGTVAILRQRSETESLHLDTDDHFGHHFAVMDTYPDASIYRGAQADISIHNLTLQNNQLSRSQIWLENGPPGELNSIQVGWAVHPRVYGDSATRFTIYWTADGYKTTGCYNTNCPGFIIVTRKPSIGSIFKLSSVYGGDKTVIFTPHVYQDVFIPGWALKVDDEMIGYWPGELFTHLKNGASRVRFGGNTYISPDGISPPMGNGHFPLKDYQRSSSFLHVKLTNHRYQTIEAKTILRNADSRCFRLMDRRYTKENGKSFSYGGAGGRCGI, from the exons ATGGATACACGTCAAATGATCGTTATACTTACTTATGTGGTTCTCACGCAAATCACCCTAGGAAACATTGAT AATTTTTATTTGTATTTATCAATTTTACAGGAGTTTGATTGTGTTGATATATACAAACAACCCGCTTTTCAGCATCCATCGTTGAAACACCACAAGATTCCG GAAAAATTCACTTCAAATGAAAGTTTTGATAGAAAAAATAAATATAAAACAAATGATCAAAGTTGTCCAAAAGGAACCGTGGCAATCTTAAGACAAAGAAGTGAAACTGAGAGCCTTCATCTCGACACAGACGATCATTTCGGCCACCAT TTTGCGGTGATGGACACATATCCGGATGCGAGCATCTATCGAGGAGCACAAGCTGATATAAGTATCCATAACCTAACTTTACAAAATAATCAATTAAGTAGAAGTCAAATTTGGTTAGAGAATGGACCTCCTGGCGAACTCAACAGCATACAAGTTGGCTGGGCG GTGCATCCAAGAGTGTATGGAGACAGTGCCACACGATTTACTATTTATTGGACT GCTGATGGCTATAAAACCACTGGATGCTATAATACAAATTGTCCTGGTTTTATTATTGTAACTCGAAAACCCTCGATTGGAAGCATTTTTAAACTATCCTCCGTGTATGGTGGTGATAAAACAGTTATTTTCACACCACACGTTTATCAG GACGTCTTTATTCCAGGCTGGGCACTGAAAGTAGATGACGAAATGATTGGATATTGGCCCGGAGAGCTATTTACACACTTGAAAAATGGAGCTTCTCGGGTGCGTTTTGGAGGAAACACATATATATCTCCAGATGGGATTAGTCCTCCAATGGGAAATGGTCATTTTCCGCTTAAAGACTATCAAAGGAGTTCGAGTTTTCTTCATGTGAAGCTTACGAATCATAGGTATCAGACAATCGAAGCTAAAACAATATTAAGGAATGCAGATTCTAGGTGTTTTAGACTAATGGACCGGCGTTACACCAAGGAGAACGGAAAGTCCTTTTCTTATGGAGGAGCAGGTGGCAGATGCGGTATTTGA
- the LOC106337944 gene encoding chlorophyll a-b binding protein CP26, chloroplastic-like, which produces MVSLIPLPFGRDTHGFVPFPSVNTFPNLETVFTSLSSALVRFSPKAKTVSAANDELAKWYGPDRRIFLPDGLLDRSEIPEYLNGEVAGDYGYDPFGLGKKPENFAKYQAFELIHARWAMLGAAGCIIPEALNKYGANCGPEAVWFKTGALLLDGNTLSYFGKNIPINLVLAVVAEVVLLGGAEYYRITNGLDFEDKLHPGGPFDPLGLAKDPEQGALLKVKEIKNGRLAMFSMFAFFIQAYVTGEGPVENLSKHLSDPFGNNLLTVIAGTAERAPTL; this is translated from the exons ATGGTAAGCTTAATACCTTTACCCTTTGGAAGAGACACCCATGGCTTTGTTCCTTTCCCAAGCGTGAACACATTCCCTAACCTC GAGACCGTGTTTACCTCACTCTCTTCCGCCCTAGTTCGTTTCTCTCCCAAGGCCAAGACCGTCTCTGCTGCCAACGACGAGCTCGCCAAGTGGTATG GTCCTGACAGGAGAATCTTCTTGCCGGATGGTCTTTTGGACAGATCAGAAATCCCAGAGTACTTGAACGGTGAAGTTGCTGGAGA CTATGGTTATGACCCATTTGGACTTGGCAAGAAGCCTGAGAACTTCGCCAA ATACCAAGCCTTTGAACTTATCCACGCGAGATGGGCTATGTTGGGAGCAGCTGGTTGCATCATCCCTGAAGCCTTAAACAAATATGGCGCTAACTGTGGCCCTGAAGCTGTCTGGTTTAAG ACTGGTGCTCTGCTTCTTGATGGAAACACATTGAGCTACTTTGGCAAGAACATCCCAATCAACCTTGTTCTCGCTGTAGTTGCTGAGGTTGTTCTCCTTGGTGGAGCTGAGTACTACCGAATCACCAACGGCTTG GACTTCGAAGACAAGCTTCACCCAGGAGGCCCATTTGACCCTTTGGGACTTGCTAAAGACCCTGAACAAGGAGCTCTTCTCAAGGTTAAAGAGATCAAGAACGGGAGATTGGCCATGTTTTCCATGTTCGCTTTCTTCATCCAAGCTTATGTTACCGGAGAAGGTCCTGTTGAGAACCTTTCAAAGCATCTAAGTGATCCTTTCGGAAACAATTTGCTTACCGTCATCGCTGGTACTGCTGAGAGAGCTCCCACTCTCTAA
- the LOC106342300 gene encoding uncharacterized protein LOC106342300: MGGFFSVPLSGDQVSKDVSQVSCFKPSYINSLQENLAAMQRDMEELKARQTDVLRRVESEEETRSMQRTAQVMKLNDLKSESITKTATKGNVTLDASAIEELQHLKRLESLKIDIDISSGSALKKLFSALGIEELCIRDLQRDEAHLVLPTTMEQLRKIVIKSCGIVEIEIGRESYDTFLILERDYNWLRWTQGSDVAPVCSKTCSP; encoded by the exons ATGGGAGGATTTTTCTCTGTTCCATTGTCAGGTGATCAAGTATCGAAAGATGTTTCTCAAGTTTCATGCTTCAAACCGAGTTACATTAATAGTCTCCAGGAGAATCTCGCAGCTATGCAGAGAGACATGGAAGAGCTCAAGGCAAGACAAACTGATGTGTTGAGAAGGGTCGAGAGCGAAGAGGAAACCAGAAGTATGCAACGGACTGCACAAGTCATG AAGCTCAACGATCTCAAATCTGAAAGTATTACTAAAACGGCTACAAAGGGGAACGTTACTCTGGACGCTAGCGCTATAGAGGAGCTGCAACACTTGAAACGACTAGAAAGCTTAAAGATAGACATAGACATCTCCTCAGGTTCCGCTTTGAAGAAACTGTTTAGCGCTCTTGGCATCGAAGAGTTATGTATTAGAGATCTTCAGAGAGACGAAGCACATCTAGTTTTGCCGACAACGATGGAGCAGCTCCGTAAAATCGTCATAAAGAGCTGTGGCATAGTGGAGATTGAGATTGGGAGGGAATCATACGACACGTTTCTGATTCTCGAGCGTGACTATAACTGGCTGCGGTGGACTCAAGGATCTGACGTGGCTCCTGTTTGTTCCAAAACTTGCTCACCTTAA
- the LOC106342302 gene encoding abscisic acid receptor PYL4, whose translation MLAVHRPSSAVSNGDTVQIPMMVASFQKRFPSLSRDTTAARFHTHEVGPNQCCSAVVQEISAPISTVWSVVRRFDNPQAYKHFLKSCSVIGGDGGNVGSLRQVHVVSGLPAASSTERLDILDDERHVISFSVVGGDHRLSNYRSVTTLHPSPISGTVVVESYVVDVPQGNTKEETCDFVDVIVRCNLQSLAKIVENSAAEVKKKTSM comes from the coding sequence ATGCTAGCCGTTCACCGCCCTTCTTCCGCCGTATCAAACGGAGACACCGTCCAGATTCCGATGATGGTCGCTTCTTTTCAAAAACGTTTCCCTTCTCTCTCACGTGACACAACTGCCGCTCGTTTCCACACGCACGAGGTTGGTCCTAACCAGTGTTGCTCCGCCGTAGTCCAAGAGATCTCCGCTCCTATATCCACCGTATGGTCCGTCGTCAGACGCTTCGACAACCCGCAAGCATACAAACACTTCCTTAAAAGTTGCAGCGTCATCGGCGGAGACGGTGGGAACGTTGGTAGCCTACGTCAAGTCCATGTCGTCTCCGGCCTACCCGCCGCTAGCTCTACCGAGCGTCTTGACATTCTTGATGATGAGCGTCACGTCATCAGCTTCAGCGTCGTCGGTGGCGACCATAGATTATCTAACTACAGATCAGTCACGACTCTTCACCCTTCTCCGATCTCCGGGACCGTCGTTGTTGAGTCCTACGTCGTTGATGTGCCTCAAGGGAACACGAAGGAAGAGACATGCGACTTTGTGGACGTTATAGTACGATGCAATCTCCAGTCACTTGCTAAAATAGTTGAAAATTCTGCGGCGGAGGTGAAGAAGAAGACGTCCATGTGA
- the LOC106342303 gene encoding uncharacterized protein At5g01610-like: MDQILNKVGSYCLGQKANKEFNSVGDDFNSLSSSIEGGTKWLVNKLKGKMQKPLPELLKEFGLPVGIFPQDATNYEFNEETGKLTVFIPETCEVGYRDSSVLRFSTTVTGYLEKGKLAEVEGLKTKLMIWVKVTCISADPSKVYFTAGMKKSRSRDAYEVIRSGFSVDKF, encoded by the exons ATGGATCAGATACTGAACAAGGTGGGCTCTTATTGTTTAGGACAAAAGGCAAACAAAGAGTTCAATTCCGTCGGTGACGACTTTAAT TCATTGTCTAGCAGTATTGAAGGAGGTACCAAGTGGTTGGTCAACAAACTCAAAG GAAAAATGCAGAAGCCATTACCTGAGCTGCTAAAGGAATTTGGTTTACCTGTTGGGATCTTTCCACAGGACGCCACAAACTACGAGTTCAACGAAGAGACGGGCAAGTTGACTGTCTTCATCCCTGAGACCTGCGAGGTTGGGTACAGGGATTCATCGGTCCTGCGGTTTTCGACAACGGTGACGGGTTACCTGGAGAAAGGGAAGCTAGCTGAAGTGGAAGGCTTGAAAACAAAGTTGATGATTTGGGTGAAAGTGACTTGTATCTCAGCAGACCCATCAAAGGTGTATTTCACGGCAGGGATGAAGAAAAGCAGGAGCAGAGATGCTTATGAGGTTATACGGTCTGGTTTTAGTGTTGATAAATTCTAA